The DNA window AGTTATTAAATTTACAATGGATAAAAGTTGGAAATTTAAAGTTGCAATTTATTAAACTAACTACTTGCAAAACACATTTTTAATCCCCAACGACTTTTATAGCCAAGCATTTGAGGTAATTCTGTTTGTAATTTAATCCCTTTTAGGATTGCAATAGCTTTTAAATCGTTATAATTTTTTATAGTTATTTTCATTTTATAACCTCCAAATTAATTATAACACTTTAATTGCAAATACGCAATATTTATTACAAAAAAATTTTTTATTTAGGAATCAACTATATTATTAATTTTTTACAAATAAAAAAAGACTAATTTCTTAGTCTTTAATAAAAATTACTTTTTTATAATTGATAGGGATTTTATTTTTAATTCTTCTAATTTCATTTTAGAAAATCTATCATTTCTATCTACTAAAAATGATACTGGAACACATACTCTAGTATTACCTTTAATTTCCTTTACTGCTAAATAAACTAGTATTGTTATTTTATTTGAACGAAGTAAAAAAGAAAATTCAATTTTGCTATTCCAAATAATATTCAAATCATACCTTAACACCGAAGTAGTATTTTCTAGTAATGTTCTTAAAACAGGAAAATATGTCAATCTATCTCTAAGTTCTATATTATTTAATGTATTTCTTTCTGCTATTTCGATTTTTCGTATTGTAATATTATTTTTTAATATTTCATTGTTAAGTTCAGTTGATTTTTTAAATTTTTTAAAAGTTTCTAATTTATGAAGTCCTAATAAATGTGGAAAATTATCTTCATGAAATTTTACTATTATTTTTGTATTATCTTCAAGAGTATAATCAAATAAATAGGGAGATATAAATTCTCTATAAAATTCAAAATATTCTTTAAAATTAACTTGTGATATCGATATTTTTTGGGTTCTATTTAAAAATTTATGTTCCATTGATACTCCTAAAATTTTTATTAAAAAAAGTCCTAAACTTTATTATAAAAGCAGGACTTTTTTCTTCATGCAGTGGGTATCTTTTGAGTTGTTTTCCCTCAACGCTAATCTCAGTATGTGAAAGCCCCTGAGTGGGTCCCAACCCTGCAACAAGTCAGTATCATTCGCCATATACTCCAATGACCGAGTTATTTTTTATTACTTAAATGATACACTATTTTTGGCAAAAAGTCAAATATTCCTATCTTACTTAAGAAGGAAGAAGACTTTCATCTTCTTTTATTTATATTCTGTAAAAACTTTATTTTGAATTTCTAACAACCATTCTTTTGAAAGAAGTTCTCGTAAAATAAATATTTCATTTTGAGGCAATTTATCTATATCTTTGAAAAAATAAAAATAATATATTTCTAAAAATTTAATAACAAGATCACAATAAACATTCACCTCTTTCTCTAATTCAATATTTGAATATAAATTGGAATGTTCTTTTAATTGCTTTGAAATTTTAATGTTATTTATATTATTACCAT is part of the Fusobacterium sp. SYSU M8D902 genome and encodes:
- a CDS encoding PBECR4 domain-containing protein — translated: MEHKFLNRTQKISISQVNFKEYFEFYREFISPYLFDYTLEDNTKIIVKFHEDNFPHLLGLHKLETFKKFKKSTELNNEILKNNITIRKIEIAERNTLNNIELRDRLTYFPVLRTLLENTTSVLRYDLNIIWNSKIEFSFLLRSNKITILVYLAVKEIKGNTRVCVPVSFLVDRNDRFSKMKLEELKIKSLSIIKK